A genome region from Erigeron canadensis isolate Cc75 chromosome 3, C_canadensis_v1, whole genome shotgun sequence includes the following:
- the LOC122593949 gene encoding auxin-responsive protein SAUR76: MKTINVMLRKCKTLSKQLTRTSSSNNVRSKSSRHFQSVGGIIWNTNAISAVYDDHSLSDSEQDPKEPVYVGSTRKRYVISSKYLCHPLVNALIEKVKTNGDVHDNDNDNDNNVVSVINCEVVLFDHLLWMLDNNADLNASTTDSLDELAELYSS, encoded by the coding sequence atgaagACGATCAATGTGATGCTAAGGAAATGCAAGACATTATCAAAACAACTCACACGAACATCGTCGTCAAACAACGTTAGATCAAAGTCTAGTAGACATTTTCAGTCTGTAGGAGGGATCATTTGGAACACTAATGCCATATCGGCCGTATATGACGACCACAGCCTTAGTGATTCCGAACAAGACCCTAAAGAACCGGTTTACGTAGGAAGTACAAGGAAACGATATGTAATTAGCTCAAAGTACTTATGTCATCCATTGGTGAATGCTCTCATTGAAAAAGTGAAGACAAATGGCGATGTTCACGATAATGATAACGATAACGATAATAATGTTGTTTCGGTTATCAATTGTGAAGTTGTGTTGTTTGATCATTTGTTATGGATGCTTGACAATAATGCGGATTTAAATGCTAGTACTACGGATAGTTTGGATGAACTCGCGGAGTTATATTCTTCATGA